Proteins from a single region of Cupriavidus sp. MP-37:
- a CDS encoding Zn-dependent alcohol dehydrogenase produces MKAAVLHQPKTPLVIEDVAIGKPGPREVLVRTAAVGVCHSDLHFVDGAYPHPVPTIPGHEAAGVVEQVGSEVRTVKPGDHVITCLSAYCGHCEHCLTGHLSLCTEPDTRRREDQEPRLQAPQGKTLHQFLNLSAFAEQMLIHEHALVAIRRDMPLDRAALIGCAVTTGMGAVIHTARVQPGETVAVIGCGGIGLATVNSAAIAGAGRIIAIDRVPAKLELARKFGATDVIDASDGNVPDAVRTLTGGGVHHAFEAIGLKETTEQAFAMLRRGGTATVIGMIAPGVKIELKGSDFLGEKRIQGSLMGSNRFPVDMPRMVDFYMAGRLHLDELIAQRLPLARINDAFDELRRGELARSVILFE; encoded by the coding sequence ATGAAAGCTGCAGTGCTGCATCAACCCAAGACGCCGCTGGTGATCGAAGACGTGGCCATCGGCAAGCCCGGACCGCGCGAAGTGCTGGTGCGCACCGCTGCGGTCGGCGTGTGCCATTCGGACCTGCACTTCGTCGACGGCGCCTACCCGCACCCGGTCCCGACCATCCCGGGCCACGAGGCCGCCGGCGTGGTCGAGCAGGTCGGCTCTGAAGTCCGCACGGTCAAGCCCGGCGACCACGTCATCACCTGCCTGTCGGCCTACTGCGGCCATTGCGAGCACTGCCTGACCGGCCACCTGTCGCTGTGCACCGAGCCCGATACCCGCCGCCGCGAAGACCAGGAGCCGCGTCTGCAGGCCCCGCAGGGCAAGACCCTGCACCAGTTCCTGAACCTGTCGGCCTTCGCCGAGCAGATGCTGATCCATGAGCACGCGCTGGTGGCGATCCGGCGCGACATGCCGCTGGACCGCGCCGCGCTGATCGGGTGCGCGGTGACCACCGGCATGGGCGCCGTGATCCATACCGCCAGGGTGCAGCCGGGCGAGACCGTCGCCGTGATCGGCTGCGGCGGCATCGGGCTGGCCACGGTCAACAGCGCCGCCATTGCCGGCGCCGGCCGCATCATCGCCATCGACCGTGTGCCCGCCAAGCTGGAGCTGGCCCGCAAGTTCGGCGCCACCGACGTGATCGATGCCAGCGACGGCAATGTACCGGACGCGGTGCGCACGCTTACCGGCGGTGGCGTGCACCATGCCTTCGAGGCCATCGGCCTGAAGGAAACCACCGAGCAGGCCTTTGCCATGCTGCGCCGCGGCGGCACCGCCACGGTCATCGGCATGATCGCGCCGGGCGTCAAGATCGAGCTGAAGGGCAGCGACTTCCTGGGTGAGAAGCGCATCCAGGGCTCGCTGATGGGCTCCAACCGCTTCCCGGTCGACATGCCGCGCATGGTGGATTTCTACATGGCCGGGCGCCTGCACCTGGACGAGCTGATCGCGCAGCGGCTGCCGCTGGCGCGCATCAACGACGCCTTCGACGAACTGCGCCGCGGCGAGCTGGCGCGCTCGGTGATTTTGTTCGAATAG
- a CDS encoding helix-turn-helix transcriptional regulator gives MDYTPGISHLASLLADPGRAAMLWALMDGSARPAGELALIAGLSASSTSGHLARLTEGGLLVAETRGRNRYYRLAAPEIGVAIEALASASLASQPPRLRAVPVSRTAPPALRQARTCYDHLAGELAVGLFERMTQSGWLMQDGQRVELSGDGAQALAGLGVDVDAARRKRRQFACTCPDWSERRPHLGGALGAALLGSLLARGWVEPTRTSRALRVTPAGQREIIRIAA, from the coding sequence ATGGATTACACCCCCGGCATCAGCCACCTCGCCAGCCTGCTCGCCGATCCCGGCCGCGCCGCCATGCTGTGGGCGCTGATGGACGGCAGCGCACGGCCGGCGGGCGAGCTGGCGTTGATCGCCGGCCTGTCGGCGTCTTCCACCAGCGGGCACCTGGCGCGCCTGACTGAAGGCGGCCTGCTGGTGGCGGAGACGCGCGGGCGCAACCGCTATTACCGGCTGGCGGCGCCGGAGATCGGCGTGGCGATCGAGGCGCTGGCGTCAGCGTCGCTGGCGAGCCAGCCGCCGCGGCTGCGGGCGGTGCCGGTGTCGCGCACGGCGCCGCCGGCGCTGCGCCAGGCGCGTACCTGCTATGACCATCTGGCGGGGGAGCTGGCAGTGGGGCTGTTCGAGCGCATGACGCAGTCGGGCTGGCTGATGCAGGACGGGCAGCGGGTCGAACTCAGCGGCGACGGCGCGCAAGCGCTGGCGGGGCTGGGCGTGGACGTGGACGCGGCGCGCCGCAAGCGGCGGCAGTTTGCCTGCACCTGCCCGGACTGGAGCGAGCGCAGGCCGCACCTGGGCGGCGCGCTGGGCGCGGCGCTGCTGGGCAGCCTGCTGGCGCGCGGCTGGGTCGAGCCGACGCGCACCTCGCGCGCGCTGCGCGTGACACCGGCGGGCCAACGCGAGATCATCCGCATCGCGGCCTAG
- a CDS encoding DUF6130 family protein, whose product MPSVRQAAVDISPRIGHLHVTVDDAHGTWAHTSQDPIIVVGLTPGPHKLRLELADPGHKILATEVVTVTVPDLKATGSPPTSMTVPHQH is encoded by the coding sequence ATGCCCAGTGTTCGGCAAGCGGCCGTCGACATCTCGCCGCGTATCGGGCACCTGCACGTGACGGTTGACGATGCCCATGGCACCTGGGCCCATACAAGCCAGGATCCGATCATCGTGGTCGGGCTTACGCCGGGGCCGCACAAGCTGCGCCTGGAACTGGCGGATCCTGGCCACAAGATCCTCGCCACTGAGGTCGTCACCGTCACCGTCCCTGACCTGAAGGCCACGGGATCGCCGCCGACATCGATGACCGTACCGCATCAGCATTGA
- a CDS encoding cupin domain-containing protein translates to MHFAKFATAAMTVVCLAATLHSAQAQTPAIHRTDLVSHELSVAGKEGIQVRVDFEPGAFAPRHAHPGEEIAYVLQGTLEYQLGEQPPVRLKAGESLFIPAGTPHSARNVGSGQASELATYIVTKGAKLVVPAQ, encoded by the coding sequence ATGCATTTCGCCAAGTTTGCAACAGCCGCCATGACCGTCGTCTGCCTTGCTGCAACCCTCCACAGCGCTCAGGCACAAACACCGGCAATCCATCGGACCGACCTGGTCAGCCATGAGCTGAGCGTCGCGGGCAAGGAAGGCATTCAGGTGCGGGTGGACTTTGAGCCCGGGGCATTTGCGCCAAGGCATGCGCACCCGGGTGAGGAAATCGCTTACGTACTGCAGGGCACCCTTGAGTATCAACTTGGCGAGCAGCCGCCGGTGAGGCTGAAGGCAGGTGAATCGCTATTCATTCCGGCAGGTACGCCGCACTCGGCCCGCAACGTTGGTAGCGGGCAGGCGTCGGAGCTGGCAACCTATATCGTCACGAAAGGCGCGAAGCTGGTCGTGCCGGCGCAATAA
- a CDS encoding Hsp20/alpha crystallin family protein, translated as MSDLFFGTDLFNELDRMQRQMAGLFGGFPSSIRSGRFGAFPPINIGATDDSFEVVAFAPGIRQDKLEVSIDKGLLTISGEREPTHAVDDPELRLYKQERFTGSFRRVVELPQGADPGKVQARYANGCLSVTVGKQEASKPRAITVQ; from the coding sequence ATGAGTGATCTATTCTTCGGAACCGACCTGTTCAACGAGCTCGACCGCATGCAGAGGCAGATGGCGGGCTTGTTCGGCGGATTCCCATCCAGCATTCGCTCCGGCCGTTTCGGAGCCTTTCCACCCATCAATATCGGTGCCACGGACGACTCGTTCGAGGTGGTGGCGTTCGCACCCGGGATCAGGCAAGACAAGCTCGAGGTGTCGATCGATAAGGGCTTGCTGACCATCAGCGGCGAGCGCGAACCGACACATGCGGTCGACGATCCGGAATTGCGCCTGTACAAGCAGGAGCGATTCACCGGCAGCTTCCGGCGCGTGGTCGAGCTGCCGCAGGGCGCCGACCCTGGAAAAGTCCAGGCGCGCTATGCCAACGGCTGCCTGTCTGTCACTGTTGGCAAGCAGGAAGCCTCGAAGCCCCGGGCGATCACGGTCCAGTAA
- a CDS encoding Hsp20/alpha crystallin family protein, with amino-acid sequence MNDTTQVVERSQSAVTKDQEEKSLPAMTLLPAVDIVEDSNGVTLWADLPGVTKDKLEVNVHDGNLHIEAEAVVPTPKGLRVQHAEIREPHFARAFSLSADLDTSRIEANLHDGVLKLTIPRREEARPRRIEVTVA; translated from the coding sequence ATGAACGATACGACGCAAGTGGTTGAACGCAGCCAGAGCGCGGTGACGAAAGACCAGGAGGAAAAGTCGCTGCCGGCCATGACGTTGCTGCCCGCGGTCGACATCGTCGAGGACAGCAACGGTGTCACCCTCTGGGCAGACCTTCCGGGCGTGACCAAGGACAAGCTCGAGGTGAATGTCCATGACGGCAACCTCCATATCGAGGCCGAGGCGGTGGTGCCGACTCCTAAAGGCCTGCGCGTGCAACACGCAGAAATCCGGGAACCTCACTTCGCCCGCGCGTTCTCGTTAAGTGCCGATCTTGATACGTCGAGAATCGAGGCGAACCTGCACGACGGCGTACTCAAATTAACGATCCCGCGGCGCGAGGAAGCGCGCCCGCGCCGCATCGAAGTCACCGTGGCGTGA
- a CDS encoding tripartite tricarboxylate transporter substrate binding protein — protein sequence MHPFRTGLFRWLAAAAIPCLMAAPLPALAAFPDKPIRLVVPFAAGGGTDLLARAMGITMGEDLGQPVVVENKPGGGTIIGTDAVAKSTPDGYTLVMATMAHAVNPSLHKKLPFDTEKAFAPVMLVGRSPNVLVVKPDSAIKTVQDLIAAARAKPGKLNYASQGPGTSAHLAGELFKKMAKVDMNHIPYRGAGPAITDLLGGQVDVMFATAAAVAPHLESGKLRAVAVTTAQRSQAPALSKVPTIAESGVPDYAADSWYGLFAPAGTPPAVITRLNAAAKKAVHTDAFRKRAEHEGLAIGGGTPDEFGRYVKGESQRWGKVIRDANITAD from the coding sequence ATGCATCCGTTCCGTACCGGGCTCTTCCGCTGGCTTGCCGCGGCAGCCATCCCCTGCCTCATGGCTGCGCCCCTGCCCGCGCTGGCGGCCTTTCCCGACAAACCAATCCGCCTGGTGGTGCCATTCGCCGCCGGCGGCGGCACGGATCTGTTGGCGCGTGCGATGGGCATCACCATGGGCGAGGACCTGGGCCAGCCTGTCGTCGTCGAGAACAAGCCCGGTGGGGGCACAATCATCGGCACCGACGCGGTGGCCAAGAGCACGCCCGACGGCTACACCCTGGTGATGGCGACCATGGCCCACGCTGTGAATCCCAGCCTGCACAAGAAGCTGCCGTTCGATACCGAGAAGGCCTTCGCGCCGGTGATGCTGGTGGGCCGCTCTCCCAACGTGCTGGTGGTGAAGCCGGACAGCGCCATCAAGACCGTGCAGGACCTGATTGCGGCCGCCAGGGCGAAACCGGGCAAGCTCAACTATGCCTCGCAAGGCCCCGGCACCTCGGCGCACCTGGCCGGCGAGCTGTTCAAGAAGATGGCCAAGGTCGACATGAACCACATTCCCTATCGTGGCGCCGGCCCGGCGATCACGGACCTGCTCGGCGGGCAGGTCGACGTGATGTTCGCCACGGCGGCTGCGGTCGCGCCGCACCTGGAGAGCGGCAAGCTGCGCGCGGTGGCGGTCACGACCGCGCAGCGCTCGCAGGCGCCGGCGCTGAGCAAGGTGCCGACGATCGCGGAGAGCGGCGTGCCCGATTACGCGGCGGATAGCTGGTATGGCCTGTTCGCGCCGGCGGGGACGCCACCGGCGGTGATCACACGCCTGAACGCCGCGGCGAAGAAGGCCGTGCACACCGACGCCTTTCGCAAGCGCGCCGAGCACGAAGGCCTTGCCATCGGCGGCGGCACGCCGGACGAGTTCGGCCGCTACGTCAAGGGCGAGAGCCAGCGCTGGGGCAAGGTGATCAGGGACGCCAACATCACCGCCGACTGA
- a CDS encoding enoyl-CoA hydratase/isomerase family protein — protein sequence MDNYSLIELKIEAGIALLAFNRPDKRNAMSDDMRSEFIDALERVAADQAIRALVLTGNGKGFCAGGDVAGMQRRMEAPQGEVGFNGWSRQQRVHHTVKLLHTMPKPTIAAVNGAAAGLGADTALCCDFVLASEAASFSWSYIHRGLIPDGGGMYFLPRRVGLPAAKELVFTGRKVEAQEAKALGIADRLSTPEALIDDALGWAAELSRGSATAIALGKSIMNQSFELPADQVFAQGSQAQGICYTSNEHRESVLAFLNKTAARA from the coding sequence ATGGACAACTATTCCCTGATCGAACTGAAGATCGAAGCTGGCATTGCGCTGCTTGCCTTTAACCGCCCCGACAAGCGCAATGCGATGAGCGACGACATGCGCTCGGAATTCATCGATGCGCTGGAACGCGTGGCGGCGGACCAGGCGATCCGCGCCCTGGTGCTTACCGGCAACGGCAAGGGTTTTTGCGCCGGCGGCGACGTGGCCGGCATGCAGCGCCGCATGGAAGCGCCGCAGGGTGAGGTGGGCTTCAACGGCTGGAGCCGCCAGCAGCGGGTCCATCACACCGTCAAGCTGCTGCACACCATGCCCAAGCCCACCATCGCCGCGGTCAACGGTGCCGCGGCCGGGCTGGGTGCCGATACCGCGCTGTGCTGCGATTTCGTGCTGGCGTCCGAAGCGGCGTCGTTCTCGTGGTCCTATATCCACCGCGGCCTGATCCCGGACGGGGGCGGCATGTATTTCCTGCCGCGCCGGGTGGGGCTGCCGGCAGCGAAGGAGCTGGTCTTCACCGGCCGCAAGGTCGAGGCGCAGGAAGCGAAGGCGCTTGGCATCGCCGACCGCCTGAGCACGCCCGAGGCGCTCATCGACGATGCGCTGGGCTGGGCGGCGGAACTGAGCCGGGGCTCGGCCACCGCGATCGCGCTGGGCAAGAGCATCATGAACCAGTCCTTCGAACTGCCCGCCGACCAGGTCTTTGCCCAGGGCAGCCAGGCACAGGGCATCTGCTACACCAGCAACGAGCATCGCGAGTCCGTGCTGGCCTTCCTGAACAAGACCGCAGCCAGGGCCTGA
- a CDS encoding acetate--CoA ligase family protein, with translation MNAIQRLVTPRSVAVIGASADPAKTAGRPVSYLRKHGFGGAIYPVNPKVESIDGLRCYPDIASLPEVPDVGIVLLGAERAHIAVRDLAARGVGAAIVLASGYTETGAEGARRQAELVAAAGSMRLLGPNTIGLVNLTDNIPLSASGALEMDQFPAGSIGVVSQSGGILGALLSRAAARGIGLSKLVSTSNEVDLDLADFIDYLADDEATRVIALYVESVRNPQAFRRAALKAARAGKPVVAFKIGRSESGARAAVSHTGALAGADRMYDALFEQVGVMRAQTFSDLLDMPAALATGRKLSGKRVAILTSTGGAGTLVSDSLGVAGFETPAPDEATAAKLRALQQGDHAALDRNPIDVTLAGLQPDLLRAAIRILLDSPSYDAVTVIVGSSGLAMPDLMANAIRDCLPGSDKPVIAYVSPHAPEVASLLNRRGVPAFSAPEACTVAIDAMLRAGRLGTIDEAGTPTLPLPDLAAYGTGPLDEAAAKRLFAGFGIPVAKEVVVADGDQATAAAHAFRGNVVLKILSAEISHKSDVGGVAVDVPPAEVASRLARMASEVQSATGIAPRRFLVQEMVKGGVEVILGMHRDALGTAILLGMGGVTAELFGDTTLRLLPGARGLTREAALEMIARLKTAPLLRGFRGRPQADVDALADAIVAFSRMVATLGDRLVEAEINPVFVLPAGQGVVAADGVAVLAGNDGR, from the coding sequence ATGAACGCGATCCAACGACTTGTCACGCCGCGCAGCGTTGCCGTGATCGGCGCTTCCGCCGATCCCGCCAAGACCGCCGGCCGCCCGGTTTCCTACCTGCGCAAGCATGGCTTCGGCGGGGCGATCTATCCGGTCAACCCCAAGGTCGAGTCGATCGACGGGTTGCGCTGCTATCCCGATATTGCTTCGCTGCCCGAAGTGCCGGACGTCGGCATCGTGCTGCTGGGCGCCGAGCGCGCGCACATCGCGGTGCGCGACCTGGCGGCACGCGGCGTGGGCGCAGCCATCGTGCTGGCGAGCGGCTATACCGAGACCGGTGCCGAGGGCGCGCGGCGCCAGGCCGAACTGGTCGCGGCGGCCGGCAGCATGCGCCTGCTGGGGCCCAATACCATCGGCCTGGTCAACCTGACCGACAACATCCCGCTGTCGGCCAGCGGCGCTCTGGAGATGGACCAGTTCCCGGCCGGCAGCATCGGCGTGGTGTCGCAAAGCGGCGGCATCCTCGGCGCCTTGCTGTCGCGTGCAGCGGCGCGCGGCATCGGCCTGTCCAAGCTGGTGTCGACCAGCAATGAAGTCGACCTGGACCTGGCCGACTTTATCGACTACCTGGCCGATGACGAGGCCACCCGGGTGATCGCGTTGTATGTCGAGAGCGTGCGCAATCCGCAAGCGTTCCGGCGTGCGGCGCTGAAGGCGGCACGCGCCGGCAAGCCGGTGGTGGCGTTCAAGATCGGCCGCTCAGAAAGCGGCGCGCGCGCCGCGGTGTCGCATACCGGCGCGCTGGCCGGGGCGGACCGCATGTACGACGCGCTGTTCGAGCAAGTAGGCGTGATGCGCGCGCAGACCTTCTCGGACCTGCTCGACATGCCCGCCGCCCTGGCGACCGGGCGCAAGCTGAGCGGCAAGCGCGTCGCGATCCTGACCTCGACTGGCGGCGCCGGCACGCTGGTCTCCGACAGCCTGGGCGTAGCGGGCTTCGAGACGCCGGCGCCGGACGAGGCGACCGCGGCGAAGCTGCGCGCGCTGCAGCAAGGCGACCACGCTGCGCTCGACCGCAACCCGATCGACGTGACCCTGGCCGGGTTGCAGCCTGACCTGCTGCGCGCCGCGATCCGCATCCTGCTCGACAGCCCCAGCTATGACGCGGTGACGGTGATCGTGGGCTCGTCGGGCCTGGCCATGCCGGACCTGATGGCCAATGCCATTCGCGACTGCCTGCCCGGCAGCGACAAGCCGGTGATTGCTTATGTGAGCCCGCATGCGCCCGAAGTGGCGTCGCTGCTGAATCGTCGTGGCGTGCCGGCGTTTTCGGCGCCGGAAGCCTGCACCGTGGCGATCGACGCGATGCTGCGCGCGGGCCGGCTCGGCACAATCGATGAGGCGGGGACGCCCACGCTGCCGTTGCCGGACCTTGCGGCCTATGGCACGGGCCCGCTCGACGAAGCCGCAGCCAAGCGCCTGTTCGCCGGCTTCGGCATACCTGTCGCAAAGGAGGTGGTGGTTGCCGATGGCGACCAGGCCACGGCGGCCGCGCACGCTTTTCGCGGCAATGTCGTGCTGAAGATCCTGTCCGCCGAGATCAGCCACAAGAGCGATGTCGGTGGCGTGGCCGTCGATGTCCCGCCCGCGGAGGTGGCGAGCCGGCTGGCGAGGATGGCAAGCGAGGTGCAATCTGCCACGGGGATCGCGCCCCGGCGCTTCCTGGTGCAGGAAATGGTCAAGGGCGGCGTCGAAGTCATCCTCGGCATGCACCGCGATGCGCTTGGCACCGCGATCCTGCTCGGCATGGGTGGCGTGACCGCGGAACTGTTCGGCGATACCACGCTGCGGCTGCTGCCCGGAGCGCGCGGACTGACGCGCGAGGCCGCGCTGGAGATGATCGCGCGCCTGAAGACCGCGCCATTGCTGCGCGGCTTCCGGGGCCGCCCGCAGGCGGATGTGGACGCGTTGGCGGACGCCATCGTCGCGTTCTCGCGCATGGTCGCCACCCTTGGCGACCGGCTCGTCGAGGCGGAGATCAATCCGGTGTTCGTGCTGCCTGCGGGGCAGGGCGTGGTGGCCGCCGACGGCGTGGCGGTGCTGGCCGGCAACGATGGGCGTTGA
- a CDS encoding IclR family transcriptional regulator — MANSIIDSERIKPGKGKATPNRSLERGVAVLRAFRAGSSVLGNSEIAERTGLSRSTVSRLTQSLVETGMLEYIAGSRAYRLGVPVLCMAHAMRDSSQVLKVAAPMMVEVAMRHRINVGLAVAEADEMIYLESFRYNRRQSLRTVVSGQRIPMALTSLGRAHLATLPPEAFSARMRALADKNRGRGWGELRRDIEVAVASVQAKGYCVASWQPQVVAMATPLRCAGYAVHVLNVSISTPLPAEAVEAGLAAPLMKLAAAIQARMARET, encoded by the coding sequence ATGGCAAACAGCATCATCGACTCCGAACGGATCAAACCAGGCAAGGGCAAGGCGACGCCGAACCGATCGCTCGAACGTGGCGTTGCCGTGCTGCGTGCCTTCCGCGCCGGATCGTCCGTGCTGGGCAACAGCGAAATCGCCGAACGGACCGGCTTGTCGCGTTCGACGGTCAGCCGGCTGACGCAATCGCTGGTCGAGACCGGCATGCTCGAATACATAGCGGGATCCCGGGCGTACCGGCTGGGTGTTCCGGTCCTCTGCATGGCGCATGCCATGCGCGACAGCTCGCAGGTGCTCAAGGTCGCGGCACCGATGATGGTGGAGGTCGCCATGCGGCACAGGATCAATGTCGGGCTGGCGGTGGCCGAGGCCGACGAGATGATCTACCTCGAGTCGTTCCGCTATAACCGGCGCCAGTCGCTGCGCACGGTGGTGAGCGGGCAGCGCATCCCGATGGCGCTGACCTCGCTTGGCCGCGCGCACCTTGCAACGCTGCCGCCGGAGGCGTTCAGCGCAAGGATGCGGGCCCTGGCCGACAAGAACCGCGGACGGGGCTGGGGCGAGCTGCGGCGGGACATCGAGGTGGCGGTGGCGTCCGTGCAGGCGAAGGGCTACTGCGTCGCGTCATGGCAACCCCAGGTGGTGGCCATGGCCACACCGCTGCGGTGCGCGGGATATGCCGTCCATGTCCTGAACGTCAGCATCTCCACGCCGCTGCCTGCGGAAGCGGTAGAGGCCGGCCTGGCGGCGCCGCTGATGAAGCTTGCCGCCGCCATCCAGGCCCGGATGGCGCGCGAAACCTAG
- a CDS encoding alpha/beta hydrolase: MLDPSLFGRMSFAAAEPHAGPLPAGRHRLGVADDRDAVLFVPDGLEAQTPVPLMVMFHGAGGYPEKVLPHLEAHAQRHRFLVLAPHSLYPTWDIVIGGNGPDLQRLHQALAAVTSRYRIDPQRLAFAGFSDGASYALSLGITNGDIASHVIAFSGGFLSVFMQTGVPKVFVAHGLADEQLPIATSGRAHAAKLRAAGYDVEYVEFDGPHVIHAPVVERAIDFFLQ; encoded by the coding sequence ATGCTTGACCCGTCCTTGTTCGGCCGCATGTCCTTTGCCGCCGCGGAACCGCATGCCGGTCCGCTGCCGGCCGGCCGCCATCGGCTCGGCGTGGCTGATGACCGCGATGCCGTGCTGTTCGTGCCGGACGGGCTCGAAGCCCAGACGCCAGTGCCTCTGATGGTCATGTTCCACGGCGCCGGCGGCTACCCCGAAAAAGTCCTGCCGCATCTCGAAGCCCATGCGCAGCGGCACCGCTTCCTGGTACTGGCGCCGCATTCGCTCTATCCCACCTGGGACATCGTCATCGGCGGCAATGGGCCGGACCTGCAGCGGCTGCACCAGGCACTGGCCGCGGTGACGTCGCGCTATCGCATCGATCCTCAGCGGCTGGCGTTTGCCGGATTCTCGGATGGCGCCAGCTATGCGCTGTCGCTGGGCATCACCAATGGCGATATCGCCAGCCATGTGATCGCGTTCTCCGGCGGCTTCCTTTCCGTGTTCATGCAGACCGGCGTCCCCAAGGTGTTTGTCGCGCACGGGCTCGCCGACGAGCAGCTGCCGATTGCCACCAGCGGGCGCGCGCATGCGGCCAAGTTGCGGGCCGCCGGCTATGACGTGGAATACGTCGAGTTCGACGGGCCGCATGTCATCCATGCGCCGGTGGTCGAGCGCGCGATCGATTTCTTCCTGCAGTGA
- a CDS encoding ATP-binding protein encodes MDFEIPEALIHPLLAMIETGTPLARQLQQHGVCHGNMLVSSKLFDAQALTSLYTLSKTSNERALMFQMLALDNIYNAPQARLIPGLEQLVAGLVAYLSRDAIDGWLYQRNRDGVLLPWLVRRMRYVAPEQGLSYVVVDLLANTMQSANSALTDHHLRRSGMTTSMVITRDDIANRTIPELLAEFGFYKECTEFRQEYEQHAQRFVHCQRGFGAQFVATRAAFSVDAKGAAELIPIADAAGARCVNDEERLERRFEMTCDPSFWREAGIMEGFERVPLHGYVHLFHLEWHRNIWVHVQHLDAYRYQPALRDKLVLPAHHRDLIDILTSHMDMLAPDFVPGKSGGTTILCQGAPGLGKTLTAEVYAEVVGKPLYRVHSGQLGTTAASVGATLMTILRRAMRWNAILLLDEADVYIRRRDNDLEHNAIVAEFLRTLEYFSGLLFMTTNRIGDVDDAILSRCIATIHYTTPCREDAVRLWQLQAAQFGADLDDALIDALTDAYPTASGRDIKELLKLATRYGKARQMPLSMDVFRLCGQFRGIG; translated from the coding sequence ATGGATTTCGAGATTCCGGAGGCGCTGATCCATCCCCTGCTGGCGATGATCGAGACCGGGACGCCGCTGGCGCGGCAACTGCAGCAGCATGGCGTGTGCCACGGCAACATGCTGGTATCGAGCAAGCTGTTCGATGCGCAGGCGCTGACTTCGCTCTATACGCTCAGCAAGACCAGCAACGAGCGCGCGCTGATGTTCCAGATGCTGGCGCTGGACAACATCTACAACGCGCCACAGGCACGCCTGATTCCGGGGCTGGAGCAACTGGTGGCGGGCCTGGTCGCTTACCTGTCGCGCGATGCCATCGACGGCTGGCTGTACCAGCGCAACCGCGACGGCGTGCTGCTGCCCTGGCTGGTGCGCCGCATGCGGTATGTGGCGCCGGAGCAGGGCTTGTCATACGTGGTGGTGGACCTGCTCGCCAACACGATGCAATCGGCGAACTCCGCACTGACCGACCACCACCTGCGCCGCTCGGGCATGACCACGTCAATGGTGATCACCCGCGACGACATTGCCAACCGCACCATCCCTGAGCTGCTGGCCGAATTCGGCTTCTACAAGGAATGCACGGAATTCCGCCAGGAATACGAGCAGCACGCGCAGCGCTTCGTGCACTGCCAGCGCGGCTTCGGCGCGCAGTTCGTGGCGACGCGCGCGGCGTTCTCGGTCGATGCCAAGGGCGCGGCGGAGCTGATCCCCATCGCCGATGCCGCCGGTGCGCGCTGCGTCAATGACGAGGAGCGGCTCGAGCGCCGTTTCGAGATGACCTGCGACCCGTCGTTCTGGCGCGAGGCAGGCATCATGGAAGGCTTCGAGCGGGTGCCGCTGCATGGCTACGTGCACCTGTTCCACCTGGAATGGCACCGCAATATCTGGGTCCACGTGCAGCACCTGGACGCATATCGCTACCAGCCCGCGCTGCGCGACAAGCTGGTGCTGCCCGCGCACCACCGCGACCTGATCGACATCCTGACCTCGCACATGGACATGCTGGCGCCGGACTTCGTGCCGGGCAAGTCGGGCGGCACCACCATCCTGTGCCAGGGCGCGCCGGGCCTGGGCAAGACCCTAACCGCCGAGGTCTATGCCGAGGTGGTCGGCAAGCCGCTGTACCGCGTGCACTCGGGGCAGCTGGGCACCACCGCGGCGTCGGTCGGGGCCACGCTGATGACCATCCTGCGCCGCGCCATGCGCTGGAACGCCATCCTGCTGCTGGACGAGGCCGACGTCTATATCCGCCGCCGCGACAACGACCTCGAGCACAACGCCATCGTCGCCGAGTTCCTGCGCACGCTGGAGTACTTCAGCGGCCTGCTGTTCATGACCACCAACCGCATCGGCGACGTCGACGATGCCATTTTGTCGCGCTGCATCGCCACCATCCACTACACCACGCCGTGCCGCGAGGATGCCGTGCGGCTGTGGCAGCTGCAGGCGGCGCAGTTCGGCGCCGACCTGGACGATGCGCTGATCGATGCGCTGACCGACGCCTACCCCACCGCGAGCGGGCGCGACATCAAGGAGCTGCTGAAGCTGGCGACGCGCTACGGCAAGGCCAGGCAGATGCCGCTGTCGATGGACGTGTTCCGCCTGTGCGGGCAGTTCCGCGGGATCGGGTAA